One Cohnella candidum genomic region harbors:
- a CDS encoding ABC transporter substrate-binding protein — translation MNKNKVSKWLAGVLPLTLLAGSLAACGSGNSDSSASPSSASPAASSGGASASASAPASTDPTQLSGTIKVWDWDEAFDKGMIPEFNKKYPNVKVEVTVVNPNDYLQKLQSGIASGSDVPDVILGEEAYRGKLFDLDVLDNLEQAPYNFDRNSVMDYTIPFISNSKGQVVAVDQAITPAGFAYRRDLAKQYWGTDDPAELEKLIPTWDAFIAKGTELKEKSGGKVLMFPGLGDALLVLRNQNVVSYVNGSDVDLTAKMKKPIDTLFQMRDAGILGKNELWTPAWSASMAKGEFMFYPMAPWGPKWHISANDPEGKGRWGLVKAPESGFARGGTAIGIYKDSKVKEAAWAYVNFAYQSEEGSLFSFKNFGNMTSNKKFYEDQKAVFDAPGAYDEFFGGENLARYYLDKIVPDMKGAPQSKYDSVVDSVMNALYPLWTKDASIKADAALEKFKTEFKNKAPDANVK, via the coding sequence GTGAACAAAAACAAGGTTTCCAAATGGCTGGCGGGCGTGCTTCCGCTGACCCTGCTTGCCGGATCTCTGGCTGCCTGCGGCAGCGGCAATTCCGATTCAAGCGCTTCGCCATCCTCGGCCAGCCCGGCCGCTTCGTCCGGCGGCGCATCCGCATCGGCCTCCGCGCCAGCGAGCACCGATCCGACGCAGCTCAGCGGCACGATCAAAGTATGGGACTGGGACGAGGCCTTCGACAAAGGCATGATTCCGGAGTTCAACAAGAAGTACCCGAACGTCAAAGTGGAAGTGACCGTCGTCAATCCGAACGATTATTTGCAAAAGCTGCAAAGCGGCATTGCTTCCGGCTCCGACGTGCCGGACGTCATCCTCGGGGAAGAGGCTTACCGCGGCAAGCTGTTCGACCTGGACGTGCTGGACAATCTGGAGCAAGCTCCTTATAACTTCGACCGCAATAGCGTGATGGACTATACGATTCCTTTCATCTCGAACTCCAAAGGCCAAGTCGTGGCCGTCGACCAGGCGATCACGCCGGCGGGTTTCGCCTACCGACGCGACCTGGCGAAGCAATACTGGGGCACCGACGATCCGGCCGAACTGGAGAAGCTGATCCCGACTTGGGACGCGTTCATCGCCAAGGGCACGGAACTGAAAGAGAAAAGCGGCGGCAAGGTGCTCATGTTCCCGGGACTCGGCGACGCGCTTCTCGTGCTGAGAAACCAGAATGTCGTATCCTACGTGAACGGATCCGATGTTGACCTGACGGCCAAGATGAAAAAGCCGATCGACACGCTCTTCCAGATGCGCGACGCCGGCATTCTGGGCAAGAACGAGCTGTGGACGCCGGCGTGGTCCGCTTCCATGGCGAAAGGCGAGTTCATGTTTTATCCGATGGCTCCATGGGGTCCGAAATGGCACATCTCGGCGAACGATCCGGAAGGCAAAGGCCGCTGGGGACTCGTCAAAGCGCCGGAATCCGGATTCGCGCGCGGCGGTACCGCGATCGGAATCTATAAGGACAGCAAAGTGAAGGAAGCGGCTTGGGCATACGTCAATTTCGCCTACCAGTCGGAAGAAGGATCGCTGTTCAGCTTTAAAAACTTCGGCAACATGACCAGCAACAAAAAGTTCTATGAAGATCAAAAAGCGGTATTCGACGCTCCGGGCGCCTACGACGAATTCTTCGGCGGTGAAAACCTGGCGAGGTATTACCTCGATAAAATCGTTCCCGACATGAAAGGCGCTCCGCAATCCAAATACGATTCGGTCGTAGACTCGGTGATGAACGCCTTGTATCCGCTTTGGACGAAGGATGCTTCGATTAAAGCCGACGCCGCGCTGGAGAAATTCAAAACGGAGTTTAAGAACAAGGCGCCCGACGCCAACGTGAAGTAA